Proteins encoded within one genomic window of Siniperca chuatsi isolate FFG_IHB_CAS linkage group LG4, ASM2008510v1, whole genome shotgun sequence:
- the rerglb gene encoding RERG/RAS-like b isoform X2 has product MNDIKLALLGSQGAGKSAVLVRFLTRRFIGEYASNANSLYHKRLSIDGRQLNLEVFDPCSQSSEARCILEEPVDWADGFVVVYNISDRTSFINAKNILRQIREARMDNCKGEMRSADGWRENLQAWPCSFRSVILFGPCVEEELVLARLRTIIRTKGVGCCWDTARANQKGHRSVPLNLTAGEHIPTPI; this is encoded by the exons CTGTCCTTGTGCGGTTCCTGACCCGGCGCTTCATCGGTGAATACGCCTCAAACGCCA ATTCCCTGTACCATAAGAGACTGTCAATCGATGGCAGGCAGCTGAATCTGGAAGTGTTTGATCCTTGTTCTCAG AGCTCAGAGGCCAGGTGTATACTGGAGGAGCCGGTGGACTGGGCAGATGGCTTTGTGGTGGTGTACAACATCAGCGACCGCACTTCCTTCATCAACGCCAAGAACATCCTGCGGCAGATTCGGGAGGCGCGCATGGACAACTGCAAAGG AGAGATGAGGAGCGCAGACGGATGGAGAGAGAACCTCCAAGCTTGGCCTTGTAGCTTCAGGTCAGTGATCTTATTTGGCCCCTGTGTGGAGGAAGAATTGGTTTTGGCTCGGCTGAGGACAATCATCCGAACCAAGGGGGTTGGATGCTGCTGGGACACCGCGAGAGCCAATCAGAAAGGCCATCGATCAGTTCCCCTTAATCTCACAGCTGGTGAGCACATCCCCACTCCAATCTAA
- the rerglb gene encoding RERG/RAS-like b isoform X1, producing the protein MNDIKLALLGSQGAGKSAVLVRFLTRRFIGEYASNANSLYHKRLSIDGRQLNLEVFDPCSQSSEARCILEEPVDWADGFVVVYNISDRTSFINAKNILRQIREARMDNCKGEMEVPVCLVGNKQDLCHVRQVREDEGRCLAQENRCHFQEVSAAESYQDIANLFTQLIRQVMEHLKYRADRRRYSGSKSMAKLINNVFGKRRKSV; encoded by the exons CTGTCCTTGTGCGGTTCCTGACCCGGCGCTTCATCGGTGAATACGCCTCAAACGCCA ATTCCCTGTACCATAAGAGACTGTCAATCGATGGCAGGCAGCTGAATCTGGAAGTGTTTGATCCTTGTTCTCAG AGCTCAGAGGCCAGGTGTATACTGGAGGAGCCGGTGGACTGGGCAGATGGCTTTGTGGTGGTGTACAACATCAGCGACCGCACTTCCTTCATCAACGCCAAGAACATCCTGCGGCAGATTCGGGAGGCGCGCATGGACAACTGCAAAGG GGAGATGGAGGTTCCTGTGTGTCTGGTGGGTAACAAGCAGGACCTGTGTCACGTCCGACAGGTGCGTGAGGACGAGGGCCGCTGCCTGGCTCAGGAGAACCGCTGTCACTTCCAGGAGGTCTCAGCAGCCGAGAGCTACCAGGACATCGCCAACCTCTTCACCCAACTCATCCGGCAAGTGATGGAGCACCTCAAGTACAGAGCCGACCGACGACGCTACAGCGGCTCCAAGTCTATGGCCAAGCTCATCAACAATGTGTTTGGCAAGAGGAGGAAGTCAGTGTGA